The following proteins are encoded in a genomic region of Xanthomonas cassavae CFBP 4642:
- a CDS encoding DUF429 domain-containing protein has protein sequence MQCVGIDGAGSGWLAVWQAGDGLQFAGYPTVAAVASALGDVAVLGVDIPIGLSEHAPRAADVQARRFVGGRRACSIFAAPLRGMLHAPTQVDASALHRVLDHDGQRGFGVQSFALLSKIRAWDDALRADPAWAERVFEVHPEVSFAVLAGGLGLAAGKKSSAGHQQRAALLVQCYGARQVAALLERVPRALAKPDDVLDALVACWSAQRIAAGTAGSLPAVVERDACGLRMGIHY, from the coding sequence ATGCAGTGTGTAGGGATCGATGGCGCCGGCAGCGGCTGGCTGGCGGTGTGGCAGGCCGGCGATGGATTGCAGTTTGCCGGCTATCCCACAGTGGCCGCGGTGGCGAGCGCATTGGGGGACGTTGCTGTGCTGGGCGTGGATATTCCGATCGGTTTGAGCGAGCACGCGCCACGCGCCGCGGATGTGCAGGCGCGGCGCTTTGTGGGTGGGCGCCGCGCATGCAGCATCTTTGCCGCGCCATTGCGCGGCATGCTGCATGCACCCACGCAGGTGGACGCCTCTGCGTTGCATCGGGTGCTGGACCACGACGGGCAGCGTGGCTTTGGCGTGCAGTCGTTTGCGCTGCTGTCGAAGATTCGTGCCTGGGACGATGCCTTGCGCGCCGATCCGGCGTGGGCGGAGCGCGTGTTCGAGGTGCACCCGGAGGTGTCGTTCGCCGTGCTCGCCGGCGGGCTTGGCCTGGCGGCGGGCAAGAAGAGCAGCGCGGGCCACCAACAGCGCGCCGCCTTGCTGGTCCAGTGCTATGGCGCCAGGCAGGTGGCCGCGTTGCTGGAGCGCGTGCCGCGTGCGCTGGCCAAGCCGGACGATGTGCTCGATGCCCTGGTGGCCTGCTGGAGCGCGCAGCGCATTGCCGCGGGCACCGCCGGCAGCCTGCCGGCGGTGGTGGAGCGCGATGCCTGCGGGCTACGCATGGGCATCCACTACTGA
- a CDS encoding glycoside hydrolase family 30 protein has product MPASPASTPASKAVEAAVADAAVPPAAAGALRVYTSAQGATQQMRVSTVDAPTAGHALTEKENSIFVNPQRRFQEVLGIGGAITDASAETFARLPKPAQRALLTAYYDPQKGIGYTLARTTIHSSDFSSGSYTYIKEGDAALKSFSVRHDQRYRIPMLRQAIAAAGGKLTTFASPWSAPAFMKDSNNMLKGGKLLPAYAPAWATYYTRFIAAYEKAGIPIWGISLQNEPMAVQTWESMVFSAEEERDFLKNHLGPTMEQAGYGDRKIIVWDHNRDMMLHRAHVIFDDPEAAKYAWGMGFHWYETWAGFAPMVENVAAVAQAYPDKPLLLTEAAVEKFDPAKLQYWPNGERYGTAIINDLNHGAVGWTDWNILLDQHGGPNHVGNYCFAPVHADTRTGEVIYTPSYWYIGHFSKFIRPGARRVSAASSRSNLATTSFLNTDGSLATVVMNASDVAIRYNLYVGEASSELEIPPHAIQTVVMTQ; this is encoded by the coding sequence ATGCCGGCATCGCCTGCATCCACGCCCGCATCGAAGGCGGTAGAAGCTGCGGTTGCGGATGCTGCTGTTCCGCCAGCCGCCGCCGGTGCACTACGCGTTTACACCTCTGCCCAGGGCGCAACGCAGCAGATGCGTGTCAGCACTGTCGATGCGCCCACCGCCGGACATGCGTTGACCGAGAAGGAGAACTCCATCTTCGTCAATCCGCAGCGGCGCTTCCAGGAGGTGCTGGGCATCGGTGGGGCGATCACCGATGCCAGTGCCGAGACCTTCGCCAGGCTGCCCAAGCCTGCGCAGCGCGCCTTGCTCACTGCCTACTACGACCCGCAAAAGGGCATCGGCTATACGCTGGCGCGCACCACCATCCACAGCTCGGATTTCAGCAGCGGCAGCTACACCTACATCAAGGAAGGCGATGCGGCGCTGAAGAGCTTTTCGGTCAGGCACGATCAGCGTTATCGCATCCCGATGCTGCGCCAGGCCATTGCGGCGGCCGGCGGCAAGTTGACGACATTTGCCAGCCCGTGGAGCGCGCCGGCCTTTATGAAAGACAGCAACAACATGCTCAAGGGCGGCAAGTTGCTGCCCGCGTATGCGCCGGCCTGGGCCACCTACTACACGCGCTTTATTGCGGCCTACGAGAAAGCCGGCATCCCGATTTGGGGCATCAGCCTGCAGAACGAGCCGATGGCGGTGCAGACCTGGGAGTCGATGGTGTTTTCCGCCGAGGAAGAGCGCGACTTTTTGAAGAACCACCTCGGCCCGACGATGGAGCAGGCCGGCTATGGCGACCGAAAGATCATCGTGTGGGACCACAACCGCGACATGATGCTGCACCGCGCGCATGTGATCTTCGACGATCCGGAAGCGGCGAAATACGCGTGGGGCATGGGCTTCCACTGGTACGAGACCTGGGCCGGGTTCGCGCCGATGGTAGAGAACGTGGCGGCGGTGGCACAGGCGTACCCGGACAAGCCGCTACTGCTGACCGAAGCGGCGGTGGAAAAGTTCGATCCGGCAAAGTTGCAGTACTGGCCCAACGGTGAGCGCTATGGCACCGCCATCATCAACGATCTCAATCATGGGGCGGTGGGCTGGACCGACTGGAATATCCTGCTCGACCAGCACGGCGGGCCGAACCACGTGGGCAACTACTGTTTTGCGCCGGTGCATGCCGACACGCGCACCGGCGAGGTGATCTACACGCCAAGCTATTGGTACATCGGCCACTTTTCCAAGTTCATCCGCCCCGGCGCGCGGCGGGTGAGTGCGGCCAGCAGCCGCAGCAATCTGGCAACGACGTCCTTTCTCAACACCGATGGCAGCCTGGCCACGGTGGTGATGAATGCCAGCGATGTGGCGATCCGTTACAACCTGTATGTGGGCGAGGCATCGAGTGAATTGGAGATCCCGCCGCATGCGATCCAGACGGTGGTGATGACGCAATAA
- a CDS encoding NAD(P)H-hydrate dehydratase yields MAAPRVRMLTAAALRAMPLPAPGGDKEQRGRVLIVGGSMRVPGAVLLAGEAALRTGAGKLQIATAASVAPGMALAVPEALVLGLAQNGQGEIARGHRALDGAMAACDAAVIGPGMASSATTTAMVRRAAEQAVCTLVLDAGALSRGLRAPIGRPFVLTPHAGEMATLAGDDKAAVEAAPGAYAYALKFAQKLRSVVIVKGADSFIAGPDGVVWMHRGGASGLGTSGSGDVLAGLIAGFAARGCDALTAALWGVFVHAAAGRQLARRIGPVGFLARELGLEVPGILDRLARR; encoded by the coding sequence ATGGCCGCCCCGCGCGTGCGCATGCTCACTGCGGCCGCCTTGCGGGCGATGCCGTTGCCGGCCCCGGGTGGCGACAAGGAGCAGCGTGGGCGCGTGTTGATCGTGGGCGGCTCGATGCGTGTGCCGGGTGCGGTGCTGCTGGCCGGCGAGGCGGCGCTGCGCACCGGTGCGGGCAAGTTGCAGATCGCTACAGCGGCCAGTGTGGCGCCGGGCATGGCCTTGGCGGTACCGGAGGCGCTGGTGCTGGGGTTGGCGCAGAACGGTCAGGGCGAGATCGCGCGCGGGCACCGCGCGCTGGACGGTGCGATGGCGGCCTGCGATGCGGCAGTGATCGGGCCGGGGATGGCGTCGTCGGCCACCACCACGGCGATGGTCAGGCGCGCCGCCGAGCAGGCGGTGTGCACCTTGGTGCTGGATGCCGGTGCGTTGTCGCGTGGCCTGCGGGCGCCGATCGGGCGGCCATTCGTATTGACGCCGCATGCGGGCGAGATGGCAACCCTGGCCGGCGACGACAAGGCGGCGGTGGAAGCGGCGCCGGGCGCGTACGCGTACGCGTTGAAGTTTGCGCAGAAGCTGCGCAGCGTGGTGATCGTCAAGGGCGCGGACAGCTTTATTGCCGGCCCGGATGGAGTGGTGTGGATGCATCGCGGGGGCGCGTCCGGGTTGGGTACGTCCGGGTCTGGCGATGTCCTGGCGGGATTGATTGCCGGCTTTGCCGCGCGCGGCTGCGATGCGTTGACCGCTGCGTTATGGGGCGTGTTTGTGCATGCGGCGGCGGGCAGGCAGTTGGCCAGGCGGATTGGGCCAGTGGGGTTTCTGGCGCGCGAGCTTGGGCTGGAAGTGCCTGGGATTTTGGATCGGTTGGCACGCCGGTGA
- a CDS encoding type II toxin-antitoxin system RelE/ParE family toxin — MGFSVRFTQEARDDLVRLYDWLLQRAKGDFTVAERALQAIRDGVTVLELAPLSCRKAGLADPFLRELVIGFGASGYVLLFEVESDQVVTVLAVRHQREDDYH; from the coding sequence GTGGGATTTTCCGTCCGCTTCACTCAGGAAGCGCGCGACGATCTCGTGCGTCTTTACGACTGGCTGCTACAGCGTGCCAAAGGCGACTTCACCGTGGCCGAGCGCGCGCTGCAGGCCATCCGCGACGGCGTCACCGTGCTCGAACTAGCCCCGTTGAGCTGCCGCAAGGCGGGGTTGGCGGACCCGTTCTTGCGGGAGCTGGTGATCGGCTTCGGTGCCAGCGGTTATGTGCTGCTGTTTGAGGTTGAAAGCGATCAGGTCGTCACCGTTTTGGCAGTCAGGCATCAGCGTGAAGACGACTATCATTAA
- a CDS encoding TetR/AcrR family transcriptional regulator — MSNVLLLRTVKEREALLLEEVLDATEQCIDVIGLSATSFELIAERAKVSCGSLLQRFEDKDALVRALLERNYMRAIRQMWLVERPANVHVVDFIAGLLEEWLLQEINIKRTRIDLELHLATLRDPVLAAFMRRQSASLIEHLSALLKRLLRGHADPASSEQEFQARVFAVAAMCGGLHSVMTSGMELNRMHLQLILRESLSGILKSAPV, encoded by the coding sequence ATGTCCAACGTCCTGTTGCTGCGCACGGTAAAAGAGCGCGAAGCACTGCTGCTGGAAGAGGTGCTGGACGCCACCGAGCAGTGCATCGACGTCATCGGCCTGAGTGCCACCAGCTTCGAGCTGATCGCCGAGCGCGCCAAGGTCAGCTGCGGCAGCCTGCTGCAACGTTTCGAAGACAAGGACGCGCTGGTGCGCGCATTGCTGGAGCGCAACTACATGCGCGCCATCCGCCAGATGTGGCTGGTGGAACGCCCGGCCAACGTGCACGTGGTGGATTTCATCGCCGGCCTGCTCGAAGAATGGCTGCTGCAGGAAATCAACATCAAGCGCACCCGCATCGACCTGGAACTGCACCTGGCCACCCTGCGCGACCCGGTGCTGGCCGCCTTCATGCGCCGGCAGAGCGCATCGCTGATCGAACACCTCAGCGCCCTGCTCAAGCGCCTGCTGCGCGGCCACGCCGACCCGGCCAGCAGCGAGCAGGAATTCCAGGCCCGCGTCTTCGCCGTCGCTGCCATGTGCGGCGGCCTGCACAGCGTGATGACCAGCGGCATGGAACTCAACCGCATGCATTTGCAGTTGATCCTGCGCGAGAGTCTGTCGGGGATTTTGAAGTCTGCGCCGGTGTAA
- a CDS encoding YlcI/YnfO family protein produces the protein MKSASLPSLRVDPALRQAAEAVLQEGETLSSFVEHSVRAQVQQRQQQEAFIARGLASRDSAKASNRYSDAKDVLAGLHSQLDKARKG, from the coding sequence ATGAAATCCGCATCTCTTCCATCGCTTCGGGTAGACCCGGCGCTGCGCCAAGCGGCCGAGGCCGTGTTGCAAGAGGGCGAGACGCTGTCCAGCTTCGTCGAGCACTCCGTGCGCGCCCAGGTGCAGCAGCGGCAGCAGCAGGAAGCCTTCATTGCGCGCGGGCTGGCCTCGCGTGACAGCGCCAAGGCATCAAACCGATATAGCGACGCGAAGGATGTGCTGGCCGGGCTGCATTCCCAACTGGACAAGGCGCGCAAGGGCTAA
- a CDS encoding GH92 family glycosyl hydrolase, which translates to MQHRSIAFSPLRWLALLAACVSFAGNAAPRGDDAGFSAVDPLIGTGGEGHTYPGATLPFGMVQLSPDTQIKPRKEAYGWAAGYRHGDTTIVGFSHTHFSGSGHSDLGDVLLMPQTGQVRLERGDAATPGSGYTAQFDHASEQVQPGYYAVTLKDRNIRAELTASARVGVHRYTFPKGTPAHVLVDLRTSLYDYPGKVQWSRLRVRGDGTVTGFRETRGWAPGRQLYFAMRFSRPLTATQLHDTEQDIPYKGFPPPGEKNPAQRAQIEGRQLVGVFDVANDGTPLVVKVALSPVSEAGAIANLDAEVPDFDFDRVRADARAQWTQALSAIDAQGTPQQRTQLYTALYHTLLGPTLFMDSDGQYRGPDNAVHQARGWTNYSTFSLWDTYRALHPLLTLVQPPQRSSDMVNSLLASRRESAYGILPVWAFHGLETWCMIGYHAVPVIADAYMKGIGGFDANEALDAMVASANYGPYDGIAQYRELGYVPIDEEGEAASKTLEYAFDDWTIARMADKLGKPAIAAEFSKRASNWKHAFDPATGYMRARTRAGNFREPFDPSASGYGSDYTEGNAWQYSWYVPQDVAGLAAAHGGDDKLLARLDAVFDAKVDPKVFAHMEDITGLIGWYAHGNEPSHHVAYLYAYAGQPWRTQARLTQIMDTQYHAGPEGLAGNDDLGQMSAWYVFTTLGFYPVAPGSNQYIIGRPFLPRATLKLPNGKRFSVIADGLSKARSYVGSVTLNGQPLTRAYLTHEEIQAGGELRFRMQATPNTQWATDPAQRPYSMSTQTR; encoded by the coding sequence ATGCAGCATCGCTCAATCGCCTTCTCTCCCCTGCGTTGGCTGGCGCTGCTTGCCGCCTGCGTCAGCTTTGCCGGCAATGCGGCGCCACGTGGGGACGACGCGGGTTTCAGCGCGGTCGACCCGTTGATCGGCACCGGTGGCGAAGGCCACACCTATCCCGGTGCCACGCTGCCGTTCGGCATGGTGCAGCTGAGCCCGGACACGCAGATCAAGCCGCGCAAGGAGGCCTATGGCTGGGCCGCCGGTTACCGGCACGGCGACACCACGATTGTCGGCTTCTCGCACACGCACTTTTCCGGCTCCGGGCATTCGGACCTGGGCGACGTGCTGCTGATGCCGCAGACCGGCCAGGTCAGACTCGAACGCGGCGATGCCGCCACACCGGGCAGCGGCTACACCGCGCAGTTCGACCATGCCAGCGAGCAGGTGCAACCCGGCTATTACGCGGTGACCTTGAAGGACCGCAACATCCGCGCCGAACTCACCGCCAGTGCGCGCGTGGGTGTGCATCGCTACACCTTCCCCAAAGGCACGCCGGCGCATGTGCTGGTGGACCTGCGCACCAGCCTGTACGACTACCCCGGCAAGGTGCAGTGGTCGCGGCTGCGCGTGCGCGGCGACGGCACCGTCACCGGCTTTCGCGAAACCCGCGGCTGGGCACCTGGCCGGCAGCTGTACTTCGCCATGCGTTTTTCGCGCCCACTCACCGCTACCCAACTGCACGACACCGAGCAGGACATCCCGTACAAGGGATTTCCGCCGCCGGGCGAGAAGAACCCCGCGCAGCGCGCACAGATCGAAGGCCGGCAACTGGTCGGCGTGTTCGACGTCGCCAACGATGGCACGCCGCTGGTGGTCAAGGTTGCGCTGTCGCCGGTCAGCGAGGCCGGCGCCATCGCCAATCTCGACGCGGAAGTGCCCGATTTCGATTTTGACCGCGTGCGCGCCGATGCACGCGCGCAGTGGACACAGGCGCTGTCGGCGATCGATGCGCAAGGCACGCCGCAACAACGCACCCAGCTCTACACCGCGCTCTATCACACTCTGCTCGGCCCCACCCTGTTTATGGACAGCGATGGCCAGTACCGCGGGCCGGACAATGCCGTGCATCAGGCGCGTGGCTGGACCAACTATTCCACCTTCTCGCTCTGGGACACCTACCGCGCCCTGCATCCGCTGCTGACCCTGGTGCAGCCGCCACAACGCAGCAGCGACATGGTCAATTCCTTGCTCGCCTCACGCCGCGAGAGCGCCTACGGCATCCTGCCCGTCTGGGCGTTCCACGGCCTGGAAACCTGGTGCATGATCGGCTACCACGCCGTGCCGGTGATTGCCGATGCCTACATGAAAGGCATCGGCGGCTTCGATGCCAACGAAGCGCTCGATGCCATGGTCGCCAGCGCCAACTACGGCCCTTACGACGGCATCGCGCAGTACCGCGAGCTGGGCTACGTGCCCATCGATGAAGAAGGCGAAGCCGCCTCCAAGACGCTGGAATACGCCTTCGACGACTGGACCATCGCGCGCATGGCCGACAAGCTTGGCAAGCCTGCCATCGCCGCAGAATTCAGCAAGCGCGCTAGCAACTGGAAACACGCCTTCGATCCCGCTACAGGCTACATGCGTGCACGCACGCGTGCCGGCAACTTCCGCGAACCATTCGACCCCTCGGCCAGCGGCTACGGCAGCGACTACACCGAAGGCAATGCCTGGCAATACTCCTGGTATGTGCCGCAGGACGTCGCCGGGCTTGCCGCCGCACATGGCGGCGACGACAAACTGCTGGCGCGCCTGGATGCGGTGTTCGATGCCAAGGTCGACCCCAAGGTGTTCGCGCATATGGAAGACATCACCGGCCTGATCGGCTGGTACGCGCACGGCAACGAGCCCAGCCACCATGTCGCCTACCTGTACGCCTACGCCGGCCAGCCCTGGCGCACCCAGGCGCGACTGACCCAGATCATGGACACCCAATACCACGCCGGCCCAGAGGGCCTGGCCGGCAACGACGACCTCGGCCAGATGTCGGCCTGGTACGTGTTCACCACGCTGGGTTTTTATCCGGTGGCACCGGGCAGCAACCAGTACATCATCGGCCGCCCGTTCCTGCCGCGCGCCACGCTCAAGCTGCCCAATGGCAAGCGCTTCAGCGTGATTGCCGATGGCCTGAGCAAGGCGCGCAGCTACGTCGGCAGCGTCACCCTCAACGGCCAGCCGCTGACCCGCGCCTACCTCACGCATGAAGAAATCCAGGCCGGCGGCGAGTTGCGCTTCCGCATGCAGGCCACGCCGAACACGCAATGGGCCACCGATCCGGCGCAGCGGCCGTATTCGATGTCGACGCAGACGCGCTGA
- a CDS encoding XAC0095 family protein codes for MSDVVRDAQSYRGYYLPEGAQYRLQQLRDHMRFLARLAQPRTPAEEQARQPAICMDELAFCLELLADQMTHALKQVQWPASLEESGGK; via the coding sequence ATGTCGGACGTTGTACGCGATGCGCAGTCATACCGGGGCTACTACTTGCCAGAGGGCGCGCAATACCGCTTGCAGCAGCTGCGCGACCACATGCGCTTTCTAGCGCGTTTGGCGCAGCCGCGCACACCAGCGGAAGAGCAGGCGCGACAGCCTGCCATCTGCATGGACGAGTTGGCGTTTTGTCTGGAGCTGCTTGCCGATCAGATGACCCATGCGCTGAAGCAGGTGCAGTGGCCGGCGAGTCTGGAAGAATCAGGCGGAAAGTAG
- a CDS encoding SDR family oxidoreductase, which produces MSSTKNQYEMQNPLTQFPQPKFPEQTQEAPGTIHALQPKADHGEQSYQGFGRLKGRKALITGADSGIGRATAIAYAREGADIVLNYLPEEEQDAAEVVKLIEAEGRKAISIPGDLKDEAFCNQLVARAVKELGGLDLLVNIAGKQTAMKDIADITTEQFDATYKSNVYAMFWLCKAAIPHLPPGASIINTGSIQSYQPSPTLLDYASTKAAIVNFTKGLAQQVAEKGIRVNAVAPGPVWTPLQPSGGQPPEKIPEFGSETPLKRAGQPVEMAPLYVILASQESSYVTGEVFGATGGLLLS; this is translated from the coding sequence ATGTCCAGCACCAAGAACCAGTACGAAATGCAGAACCCGCTCACCCAGTTTCCACAGCCCAAGTTCCCCGAGCAGACCCAGGAAGCGCCGGGCACCATCCATGCATTGCAGCCCAAGGCCGACCACGGCGAGCAGAGCTACCAGGGCTTCGGCCGCCTGAAGGGCCGCAAGGCGCTGATCACCGGCGCCGACTCGGGCATTGGCCGCGCCACTGCAATCGCCTACGCACGCGAAGGCGCCGACATCGTGCTGAACTACCTGCCGGAAGAAGAGCAGGACGCTGCGGAGGTGGTGAAGTTGATCGAGGCCGAAGGCCGCAAGGCGATCAGCATCCCCGGTGATCTCAAGGATGAGGCTTTCTGCAACCAGTTGGTCGCACGCGCGGTCAAGGAGCTCGGTGGGCTGGATCTGCTGGTCAATATCGCCGGCAAGCAGACCGCGATGAAAGACATCGCCGACATCACCACCGAGCAGTTCGACGCCACCTACAAGAGCAACGTGTACGCGATGTTCTGGCTGTGCAAGGCGGCCATTCCGCACCTGCCGCCGGGCGCATCCATCATCAACACCGGCTCGATCCAGTCCTACCAGCCCTCGCCGACGCTGCTGGACTACGCGTCCACCAAGGCGGCCATCGTCAACTTCACCAAGGGCCTGGCCCAGCAGGTCGCCGAGAAGGGCATCCGCGTCAATGCCGTCGCGCCCGGGCCGGTGTGGACCCCGCTGCAACCCAGCGGTGGCCAGCCGCCGGAAAAGATTCCCGAGTTCGGCTCGGAAACCCCGCTCAAGCGTGCCGGCCAGCCGGTGGAGATGGCGCCGCTGTATGTGATCCTGGCCTCGCAGGAATCCAGCTATGTGACGGGCGAAGTATTCGGTGCCACCGGTGGGTTGCTGCTGTCCTGA
- a CDS encoding alpha-ketoglutarate-dependent dioxygenase AlkB family protein: protein MDLFDTPTAPVQLLHDTQGGVRYWPQLLAPAVAQQCFAALRQATDWRSQRREMYDRAVEVPRLLASYRLDAPLPPGLPLQALLDAVQAVLPAPYNAAGLNLYRDGRDSVAMHHDKLQTLLAPYPIALVSLGATRRMQLRAKDGNTRAIGVELAPGSLLAMSHASQLSHEHGIAKTARAVGERISVVFRVRPAERMAAGQHGPHWEPVQPERG, encoded by the coding sequence ATGGATCTGTTCGATACTCCCACCGCGCCCGTGCAGCTGCTGCACGATACGCAGGGCGGCGTGCGCTATTGGCCGCAGCTGCTGGCGCCTGCCGTGGCGCAGCAGTGCTTTGCCGCGTTGCGCCAGGCGACCGACTGGCGCAGCCAGCGCCGCGAGATGTATGACCGTGCGGTGGAGGTGCCGCGCCTGCTGGCATCGTATCGGCTGGACGCACCGCTGCCGCCCGGGCTGCCGCTGCAGGCGCTGCTCGATGCGGTGCAGGCCGTGTTGCCCGCGCCGTACAACGCGGCCGGCCTGAATCTGTATCGCGATGGCCGCGACAGCGTGGCGATGCATCACGACAAGCTGCAGACGTTACTGGCGCCGTATCCGATCGCATTGGTGTCGCTGGGTGCGACGCGGCGGATGCAGCTGCGCGCAAAGGATGGCAACACGCGTGCGATCGGTGTGGAGCTGGCGCCCGGCAGCCTGCTGGCGATGAGCCATGCCTCGCAACTGAGCCACGAGCACGGCATCGCCAAGACCGCGCGTGCGGTGGGCGAGCGCATCAGCGTGGTGTTTCGCGTGCGCCCGGCCGAGCGCATGGCCGCCGGCCAGCACGGGCCGCACTGGGAGCCGGTACAACCAGAGCGTGGCTGA
- a CDS encoding IS1595 family transposase produces MSINAVQFQAGLSMPEFFASYGTEAKCYRALYKWRWPQGFRCPVCAGRVRSRFKRGAAIYYQCSACRHQTSLIAGTMFEGTKLPLRTWMLALHLLTSTKTNMAALELMRHLGVNYKTAWRMKHKIMQVMAERESMRKLAGFVQIDDAYLGGERNGGKAGRGSENKQAFLIAVQTDATFTAPRFVVIEPVRSFDNTSLQDWIARRLAPECEVYTDGLACFRRLEDAGHAHTTLDTGGGRAATETAGARWLNVVLGNLKRAISGVYHAIAQGKYARRYLGEAAYRFNRRFRLREMLPRLATAMMQSTPCPEPVLRAASNFHG; encoded by the coding sequence ATGAGTATCAATGCCGTGCAGTTCCAAGCGGGATTGTCGATGCCTGAGTTCTTCGCGTCCTACGGCACCGAAGCCAAGTGCTATCGCGCGCTTTACAAGTGGCGCTGGCCGCAAGGCTTTCGTTGCCCTGTTTGTGCCGGACGCGTGCGCTCGCGTTTCAAGCGGGGTGCTGCGATCTACTACCAATGCAGCGCGTGCCGGCATCAGACCAGCCTGATTGCAGGCACGATGTTCGAAGGCACCAAGCTGCCGCTGCGCACCTGGATGCTGGCGTTGCACCTGCTGACCTCGACCAAAACCAACATGGCCGCGCTGGAGTTGATGCGGCATCTGGGCGTCAACTACAAGACGGCCTGGCGGATGAAACACAAGATCATGCAGGTTATGGCCGAGCGCGAATCCATGCGGAAACTGGCGGGTTTCGTGCAGATCGACGATGCCTATCTCGGCGGCGAGCGTAACGGTGGCAAGGCCGGACGCGGATCGGAGAACAAACAAGCGTTCCTGATTGCGGTGCAGACCGATGCCACCTTCACCGCGCCGCGCTTTGTGGTGATCGAGCCGGTGCGCAGCTTCGACAACACCTCGCTGCAGGACTGGATTGCCCGTCGCTTGGCGCCCGAATGCGAGGTCTACACCGATGGGCTGGCCTGCTTCCGCCGGCTAGAAGACGCCGGCCACGCGCACACCACGCTGGACACTGGCGGTGGTCGTGCCGCGACCGAAACGGCCGGTGCACGTTGGCTCAACGTGGTGCTGGGCAATCTCAAACGCGCCATCAGTGGCGTGTATCACGCCATCGCGCAAGGCAAATACGCAAGGCGTTACCTGGGAGAAGCGGCCTATCGTTTTAATCGTCGATTCCGCTTGCGCGAGATGCTGCCACGACTTGCCACGGCCATGATGCAATCCACACCATGCCCAGAGCCGGTTTTACGTGCAGCGAGCAATTTTCATGGCTGA
- a CDS encoding histidine phosphatase family protein, whose translation MQEKHVSEKSAVAGVSAQWPARLWVVRHGQSAGNVARDVAESNGSALIDLEHRDADVPLSALGERQAEALGAWMAGLPEHERPTLILSSTYVRARQTAAAVARALGQLAESVSVDERLREKEFGVLDRYTTAGILATFPELAEQRKLVGKFYFRPPGGESWCDVIFRLRGVVGDLQRNHVGARVLIVGHQVIVNCFRYLIERMDEATILGIDREGDVPNCGVTEYAAAADGQSLELLRTKFVPPELADEPVTTESDRPAGAR comes from the coding sequence GTGCAGGAGAAGCATGTGAGTGAGAAGAGTGCGGTAGCCGGTGTCTCGGCGCAGTGGCCGGCGCGGTTGTGGGTGGTGCGGCATGGGCAAAGCGCGGGCAATGTGGCGCGCGATGTGGCCGAGTCCAACGGCTCGGCCTTGATCGACCTGGAGCACCGCGATGCGGATGTGCCGTTGTCGGCGCTGGGCGAGCGCCAGGCCGAGGCGTTGGGGGCGTGGATGGCCGGTTTGCCCGAGCACGAGCGCCCGACGCTGATCCTGAGTTCCACCTACGTGCGTGCGCGCCAGACCGCCGCTGCGGTGGCGCGTGCGCTGGGGCAGCTGGCCGAGTCGGTCAGCGTGGACGAGCGTTTGCGCGAGAAGGAATTCGGCGTGCTCGACCGCTACACCACGGCCGGCATTCTTGCGACCTTTCCGGAGCTGGCCGAGCAGCGCAAGCTGGTGGGCAAGTTCTACTTTCGCCCGCCCGGTGGCGAGAGCTGGTGCGATGTGATCTTCCGCCTGCGCGGGGTGGTGGGCGATCTGCAGCGCAACCATGTGGGCGCGCGGGTGCTGATCGTGGGGCATCAGGTGATCGTCAATTGCTTCCGCTACCTGATCGAGCGGATGGACGAGGCCACCATCCTGGGCATCGACCGCGAGGGCGATGTGCCCAATTGCGGCGTCACCGAATACGCGGCTGCGGCCGATGGGCAATCGCTGGAATTGCTGCGCACCAAGTTCGTGCCGCCAGAGCTGGCCGACGAGCCGGTGACCACCGAGTCCGACCGCCCGGCCGGGGCGCGCTGA